A window of the Candidatus Thorarchaeota archaeon genome harbors these coding sequences:
- a CDS encoding isoprenylcysteine carboxylmethyltransferase family protein, with translation MTESRFIMGPHEHAHLAGEMPRSHDIQTVLMALFLATWAVDSFLLRLTTFLSAVLPIWYSAIPALVVFALSIYFMRGSHRVLFDTRVEGLVTHGVFGRVRHPMYLGTVLVYLAMAIATLSLASLVLWFVILACYNRLANYEEMKLEERFGQAFLEYRKTVRKWLPF, from the coding sequence GGCCCACACGAACACGCCCACCTAGCTGGCGAGATGCCTCGAAGCCATGACATACAGACGGTCCTGATGGCCCTTTTCCTCGCTACCTGGGCTGTCGACTCCTTCCTACTCAGGCTGACGACCTTTCTCTCGGCAGTTTTACCTATCTGGTATTCTGCGATTCCTGCGCTCGTGGTTTTCGCCCTATCCATATACTTCATGAGGGGGTCTCACAGAGTCCTCTTCGACACGAGAGTTGAGGGGCTTGTGACGCATGGGGTCTTTGGTCGAGTGAGACACCCGATGTATCTTGGAACAGTCCTTGTCTATCTCGCTATGGCCATCGCCACTCTGTCACTGGCTTCGCTGGTGCTGTGGTTCGTGATTCTTGCGTGCTATAACAGGCTCGCCAACTACGAGGAGATGAAGCTTGAGGAGCGGTTCGGTCAGGCCTTCTTGGAATACAGGAAGACTGTACGGAAGTGGCTCCCGTTCTAG